The following proteins are co-located in the Triticum aestivum cultivar Chinese Spring chromosome 1A, IWGSC CS RefSeq v2.1, whole genome shotgun sequence genome:
- the LOC123071173 gene encoding protein argonaute 4B isoform X2 produces the protein MDPHDGEPAADELPPPPPLPPNVVPIIAEDAAAAAAGESEPPPPPPPPSKPAKPRKHIMARPPNGLGKKGQPIQLLANHYKVSVKPSEEFFNHYYVNLKYEDDTPVDSKGIGRKVLDKLQHTYHSELANKDFAYDGEKSLFTIGALPQINNEFIVVLEDIGSGKTAAGSPGGNNGSPGGGDQKRVRRPYQAKTFKVELNFAATIPMAAIGHAIRGQESEHSLEALRVLDIILRQHSAKQGCLLVRQSFFHNNPSNFVDLGGGVMGCRGFHSSFRGAQSGLSLNIDVSTTMIVKPGPVIDFLLANQKVDHPDKIDWQKAKRALKNLRIKTTPANSEFKIVGLSERNCNEQMFPLRRRNGDSTETVEITVYDYFVKNRGIELRYSGNLPCINAGRPKRPTYFPVELCTLVPLQRYTKALSTMQRTSLVEKSRQKPHERMSTLNDALKRSNYDADPMLKACGISIAQNFTQIEGRVLPAPKLKAGNGEEFFTRNGRWNIARKKLIRTSSVKRWSVVNFSARCDLRGLVQDLKRVATGMGLEYEDPHTVIEESPSLRRAPVARRVEEMFAQIKAKLPGAPLFLLCLLPERKNCEVYGPWKKKCLADFGIVTQCLAPQRVNDQYLSNLLLKINAKLGGLNTLLQIEAARAIPIVGKVPTIILGMDVSHGQPGQSDRPSIAAVVSSREWPLISKYRATVHTQSPKQEMMASLFKPRGTEDDGLIRESLIDFYTSSGKRKPDQVIIFRDGVSESQFTQVINIELEQIIEACKCLDDKWEPKFTVIVAQKNHHTRFFQANSPENVPPGTVVDKQVCHPKNFDFYMCAHAGMIGTSRPTHYHVLHDEIGFSGDELQEFVHSLSYVYQRSTTAISVAAPIAYAHLAAAQVGTFMKFDDMSDTSSSQGGGHTSAGSAPVPELPRLHEKVRSSMFFC, from the exons ATGGACCCGCATGATGGAGAGCCTGCTGCTGATGAgttgccaccaccacctcctctgcCTCCCAACGTGGTGCCCATCATCGCAgaagatgctgctgctgctgctgccggtgaGAGTgaaccgccaccgccacctccacctccaAGCAAGCCAGCAAAGCCTAGGAAGCACATAATGGCCAGGCCTCCCAATGGATTGGGAAAGAAGGGCCAGCCCATCCAGCTGCTTGCCAACCACTACAAAGTCTCTGTCAAGCCTTCAGAGGAGTTCTTCAACCACTACTAT GTTAATCTCAAGTATGAGGATGATACGCCAGTCGATAGCAAGGGCATCGGCAGAAAGGTCCTTGATAAGCTGCAGCACACCTACCATTCTGAGCTCGCCAACAAGGACTTTGCATACGATGGTGAAAAGAGCCTCTTTACTATCGGGGCTcttccgcagatcaacaatgagttcATCGTGGTATTGGAAGACATCGGTAGTGGCAA GACTGCTGCCGGGAGTCCTGGAGGTAACAACGGTAGTCCTGGAGGTGGTGACCAGAAGAGGGTGAGGAGACCCTACCAGGccaagaccttcaaggtggagctcAACTTTGCGGCAACAATTCCAATGGCTGCAATTGGGCACGCCATCAGAGGCCAGGAATCAGAGCACTCCCTCGAGGCACTTCGAGTGCTTGACATCATACTCAGGCAGCACTCCGCAAAACA GGGCTGCCTTCTAGTCCGTCAGTCGTTTTTCCACAACAACCCTAGCAATTTTGTTGACCTGGGCGGTGGTGTCATGGGGTGCCGGGGATTCCACTCAAGCTTCCGTGGTGCACAGAGTGGACTCTCCCTAAACATTG atgtttcaactaccatgatagttaaacctGGTCCTGTCATCGACTTTCTTCTCGCTAACCAGAAAGTTGACCACCCTGACAAAATTGATTGGCAGAAG GctaagcgtgctctcaagaacttgaggatAAAAACCACTCCTGCAAATTCAGAGTTCAAGATTGTTGGGTTGAGCGAGAGAAATTGCAACGAACAGAT GTTCCCTTTGAGGCGGAGGAATGGTGACAGCACCGAAACTGTTGAGATCACTGTCTATGATTACTTTGTGAAGAACAGAGGAATAGAACTGCGCTATTCTGGCAATCTTCCCTGTATCAATGCTGGGAGGCCAAAGCGTCCGACATATTTCCCGGTGGAG CTTTGCACGCTCGTTCCTCTGCAAAGATACACGAAGGCTCTGTCAACTATGCAGAGGACTTCGCTTGTCGAGAAGTCGAGGCAGAAGCCTCATGAGAGAATGTCAACCCTTAATGAT GCACTTAAGCGTAGCAACTATGACGCTGACCCCATGCTGAAGGCATGTGGCATTTCCATCGCGCAAAATTTCACTCAGATTGAAGGGAGGGTCCTGCCTGCTCCCAAG CTGAAAGCTGGTAACGGTGAAGAGTTCTTCACCCGCAATGGGCGCTGGAATATTGCGAGGAAG AAGCTGATTAGGACCAGCTCTGTCAAGAGGTGGTCCGTCGTCAATTTCTCTGCACGCTGTGATCTTCGTGGTCTTGTCCAAGACCTTAAAAGGGTCGCGACTGGAATGGGACTC GAATATGAGGACCCTCACACTGTAATTGAAGAGAGCCCGTCACTGAGACGAGCTCCGGTGGCACGAAGAGTGGAGGAGATGTTTGCCCAGATAAAGGCCAAGCTACCTGGAGCACCCTTGTTCCTCTTGTGCCTCCTCCCTGAGAGGAAGAATTGCGAAGTTTATG GTCCTTGGAAGAAAAAGTGTCTTGCTGATTTCGGCATAGTCACCCAGTGTCTAGCTCCGCAAAGAGTCAATGATCAGTACTTGAGTAATCTGCTGCTCAAGATAAATGCTAAGCTTGGTGGGCTCAACACATTGCTTCAAATTGAAGCAGCCCGTGCAATACCCATTGTGGGGAAGGTGCCCACTATCATCCTGGGAATGGATGTCTCACATGGTCAACCTGGGCAGTCCGACAGGCCTTCTATTGCTGCG gtgGTGAGTTCTCGTGAGTGGCCTCTCATCTCTAAATACAGAGCAACAGTGCACACTCAGTCACCCAAGCAGGAGATGATGGCTTCCCTGTTTAAACCAAGGGGAACTGAAGATGATGGCCTCATTCG GGAATCTCTTATTGACTTCTACACTAGCTCTGGGAAGCGGAAGCCAGACCAAGTCATCATTTTCAG GGATGGAGTTAGCGAAAGCCAGTTTACTCAGGTCATAAACATCGAGCTTGAGCAGATCATTGAG GCATGCAAGTGCCTTGACGACAAGTGGGAGCCCAAGTTCACAGTCATTGTTGCTCAGAAAAACCATCACACCAGGTTTTTCCAGGCAAACTCGCCAGAAAATGTTCCTCCTG GCACTGTGGTGGATAAACAAGTCTGCCATCCCAAGAACTTTGACTTCTACATGTGCGCGCATGCTGGGATGATT GGCACATCGAGGCCAACTCATTACCATGTTCTGCATGATGAGATCGGCTTCAGTGGGGATGAGCTCCAGGAGTTTGTGCACTCGCTCTCCTACGT GTACCAGAGGAGCACGACAGCGATATCAGTAG CTGCTCCGATAGCGTACGCGCATCTGGCGGCGGCGCAGGTGGGCACGTTCATGAAGTTTGATGACATGTCGGACACATCGTCGAGCCAGGGAGGGGGGCACACGTCGGCGGGGAGCGCGCCGGTGCCGGAGCTGCCTCGGCTGCATGAGAAAGTGAGGAGCTCCATGTTCTTCTGCTGA
- the LOC123071173 gene encoding protein argonaute 4B isoform X1 gives MMDPHDGEPAADELPPPPPLPPNVVPIIAEDAAAAAAGESEPPPPPPPPSKPAKPRKHIMARPPNGLGKKGQPIQLLANHYKVSVKPSEEFFNHYYVNLKYEDDTPVDSKGIGRKVLDKLQHTYHSELANKDFAYDGEKSLFTIGALPQINNEFIVVLEDIGSGKTAAGSPGGNNGSPGGGDQKRVRRPYQAKTFKVELNFAATIPMAAIGHAIRGQESEHSLEALRVLDIILRQHSAKQGCLLVRQSFFHNNPSNFVDLGGGVMGCRGFHSSFRGAQSGLSLNIDVSTTMIVKPGPVIDFLLANQKVDHPDKIDWQKAKRALKNLRIKTTPANSEFKIVGLSERNCNEQMFPLRRRNGDSTETVEITVYDYFVKNRGIELRYSGNLPCINAGRPKRPTYFPVELCTLVPLQRYTKALSTMQRTSLVEKSRQKPHERMSTLNDALKRSNYDADPMLKACGISIAQNFTQIEGRVLPAPKLKAGNGEEFFTRNGRWNIARKKLIRTSSVKRWSVVNFSARCDLRGLVQDLKRVATGMGLEYEDPHTVIEESPSLRRAPVARRVEEMFAQIKAKLPGAPLFLLCLLPERKNCEVYGPWKKKCLADFGIVTQCLAPQRVNDQYLSNLLLKINAKLGGLNTLLQIEAARAIPIVGKVPTIILGMDVSHGQPGQSDRPSIAAVVSSREWPLISKYRATVHTQSPKQEMMASLFKPRGTEDDGLIRESLIDFYTSSGKRKPDQVIIFRDGVSESQFTQVINIELEQIIEACKCLDDKWEPKFTVIVAQKNHHTRFFQANSPENVPPGTVVDKQVCHPKNFDFYMCAHAGMIGTSRPTHYHVLHDEIGFSGDELQEFVHSLSYVYQRSTTAISVAAPIAYAHLAAAQVGTFMKFDDMSDTSSSQGGGHTSAGSAPVPELPRLHEKVRSSMFFC, from the exons AT GATGGACCCGCATGATGGAGAGCCTGCTGCTGATGAgttgccaccaccacctcctctgcCTCCCAACGTGGTGCCCATCATCGCAgaagatgctgctgctgctgctgccggtgaGAGTgaaccgccaccgccacctccacctccaAGCAAGCCAGCAAAGCCTAGGAAGCACATAATGGCCAGGCCTCCCAATGGATTGGGAAAGAAGGGCCAGCCCATCCAGCTGCTTGCCAACCACTACAAAGTCTCTGTCAAGCCTTCAGAGGAGTTCTTCAACCACTACTAT GTTAATCTCAAGTATGAGGATGATACGCCAGTCGATAGCAAGGGCATCGGCAGAAAGGTCCTTGATAAGCTGCAGCACACCTACCATTCTGAGCTCGCCAACAAGGACTTTGCATACGATGGTGAAAAGAGCCTCTTTACTATCGGGGCTcttccgcagatcaacaatgagttcATCGTGGTATTGGAAGACATCGGTAGTGGCAA GACTGCTGCCGGGAGTCCTGGAGGTAACAACGGTAGTCCTGGAGGTGGTGACCAGAAGAGGGTGAGGAGACCCTACCAGGccaagaccttcaaggtggagctcAACTTTGCGGCAACAATTCCAATGGCTGCAATTGGGCACGCCATCAGAGGCCAGGAATCAGAGCACTCCCTCGAGGCACTTCGAGTGCTTGACATCATACTCAGGCAGCACTCCGCAAAACA GGGCTGCCTTCTAGTCCGTCAGTCGTTTTTCCACAACAACCCTAGCAATTTTGTTGACCTGGGCGGTGGTGTCATGGGGTGCCGGGGATTCCACTCAAGCTTCCGTGGTGCACAGAGTGGACTCTCCCTAAACATTG atgtttcaactaccatgatagttaaacctGGTCCTGTCATCGACTTTCTTCTCGCTAACCAGAAAGTTGACCACCCTGACAAAATTGATTGGCAGAAG GctaagcgtgctctcaagaacttgaggatAAAAACCACTCCTGCAAATTCAGAGTTCAAGATTGTTGGGTTGAGCGAGAGAAATTGCAACGAACAGAT GTTCCCTTTGAGGCGGAGGAATGGTGACAGCACCGAAACTGTTGAGATCACTGTCTATGATTACTTTGTGAAGAACAGAGGAATAGAACTGCGCTATTCTGGCAATCTTCCCTGTATCAATGCTGGGAGGCCAAAGCGTCCGACATATTTCCCGGTGGAG CTTTGCACGCTCGTTCCTCTGCAAAGATACACGAAGGCTCTGTCAACTATGCAGAGGACTTCGCTTGTCGAGAAGTCGAGGCAGAAGCCTCATGAGAGAATGTCAACCCTTAATGAT GCACTTAAGCGTAGCAACTATGACGCTGACCCCATGCTGAAGGCATGTGGCATTTCCATCGCGCAAAATTTCACTCAGATTGAAGGGAGGGTCCTGCCTGCTCCCAAG CTGAAAGCTGGTAACGGTGAAGAGTTCTTCACCCGCAATGGGCGCTGGAATATTGCGAGGAAG AAGCTGATTAGGACCAGCTCTGTCAAGAGGTGGTCCGTCGTCAATTTCTCTGCACGCTGTGATCTTCGTGGTCTTGTCCAAGACCTTAAAAGGGTCGCGACTGGAATGGGACTC GAATATGAGGACCCTCACACTGTAATTGAAGAGAGCCCGTCACTGAGACGAGCTCCGGTGGCACGAAGAGTGGAGGAGATGTTTGCCCAGATAAAGGCCAAGCTACCTGGAGCACCCTTGTTCCTCTTGTGCCTCCTCCCTGAGAGGAAGAATTGCGAAGTTTATG GTCCTTGGAAGAAAAAGTGTCTTGCTGATTTCGGCATAGTCACCCAGTGTCTAGCTCCGCAAAGAGTCAATGATCAGTACTTGAGTAATCTGCTGCTCAAGATAAATGCTAAGCTTGGTGGGCTCAACACATTGCTTCAAATTGAAGCAGCCCGTGCAATACCCATTGTGGGGAAGGTGCCCACTATCATCCTGGGAATGGATGTCTCACATGGTCAACCTGGGCAGTCCGACAGGCCTTCTATTGCTGCG gtgGTGAGTTCTCGTGAGTGGCCTCTCATCTCTAAATACAGAGCAACAGTGCACACTCAGTCACCCAAGCAGGAGATGATGGCTTCCCTGTTTAAACCAAGGGGAACTGAAGATGATGGCCTCATTCG GGAATCTCTTATTGACTTCTACACTAGCTCTGGGAAGCGGAAGCCAGACCAAGTCATCATTTTCAG GGATGGAGTTAGCGAAAGCCAGTTTACTCAGGTCATAAACATCGAGCTTGAGCAGATCATTGAG GCATGCAAGTGCCTTGACGACAAGTGGGAGCCCAAGTTCACAGTCATTGTTGCTCAGAAAAACCATCACACCAGGTTTTTCCAGGCAAACTCGCCAGAAAATGTTCCTCCTG GCACTGTGGTGGATAAACAAGTCTGCCATCCCAAGAACTTTGACTTCTACATGTGCGCGCATGCTGGGATGATT GGCACATCGAGGCCAACTCATTACCATGTTCTGCATGATGAGATCGGCTTCAGTGGGGATGAGCTCCAGGAGTTTGTGCACTCGCTCTCCTACGT GTACCAGAGGAGCACGACAGCGATATCAGTAG CTGCTCCGATAGCGTACGCGCATCTGGCGGCGGCGCAGGTGGGCACGTTCATGAAGTTTGATGACATGTCGGACACATCGTCGAGCCAGGGAGGGGGGCACACGTCGGCGGGGAGCGCGCCGGTGCCGGAGCTGCCTCGGCTGCATGAGAAAGTGAGGAGCTCCATGTTCTTCTGCTGA